In one window of Balaenoptera musculus isolate JJ_BM4_2016_0621 chromosome 10, mBalMus1.pri.v3, whole genome shotgun sequence DNA:
- the FKBP11 gene encoding peptidyl-prolyl cis-trans isomerase FKBP11 has translation MTLRPPLLPLRLLLLLLLLCGAVCRAEAGFETESPVRTLQVETLVEPPEPCAEPAAFGDTLHIHYSGSLVDGRIFDTSLTRDPLVIELGQKQVIPGLEQSLLDMCVGEKRRVIIPSHLAYGKRGFPPSIPADAELHFDVELIALIRANYWQKLVKGILPLVGMAMVPTLLGLIGYHLYKKASRPKVSKKKLKEEKRNKSKKK, from the exons ATGACCCTGCGCCCCCCGCTTCTCCCGCTCcgtctgctgctgctgctgctgctgctctgtgGGGCGGTGTGCCGGGCTGAGGCTGGCTTCGAAACCGAAAGTCCCGTCCGGACCCTCCAAGTAGAGACCCTG GTGGAGCCCCCGGAACCGTGTGCTGAGCCTGCTGCCTTTGGAGACACGCTTCACATACACTACTCG GGCAGCTTGGTAGATGGACGCATCTTTGACACTTCTCTGACCAGAGATCCTCTGGTTATAGAACTTGGCCAAAAGCAGGTGATACCAG GTCTGGAGCAGAGCCTTCTAGACATGTGTGTGGG AGAGAAGCGAAGGGTAATCATTCCTTCTCACTTGGCCTATGGAAAACGGGGATTTCCGCCATCTATCCCAG cGGATGCAGAGCTGCATTTTGACGTGGAGCTCATTGCACTGATCCGAGCCAACTACTGGCAAAAGCTGGTGAAGGGCATTTTGCCTCTGGTAGGCATGGCCATGGTGCCAACCCTCCTGGGCCTCATTGGGTATCACCTATACAAAAAGGCCAGCAGACCTAAAGTCTCCAAAAAGAAGCTCAAGGAAGAGAAACGaaacaagagcaaaaagaaataa
- the ARF3 gene encoding ADP-ribosylation factor 3 isoform X1 — protein MGNIFGNLLKSLIGKKEMRILMVGLDAAGKTTILYKLKLGEIVTTIPTIGFNVETVEYKNISFTVWDVGGQDKIRPLWRHYFQNTQGLIFVVDSNDRERVNEAREELMRMLAEDELRDAVLLVFANKQDLPNAMNAAEITDKLGLHSLRHRNWYIQATCATSGDGLYEGLDWLANQLKNKK, from the exons ATGGGTAATATCTTTGGAAACCTTCTCAAGAGCCTGATTGGGAAGAAGGAGATGCGCATCCTGATGGTGGGCCTGGATGCCGCAGGAAAGACCACCATCCTGTACAAGCTAAAACTGGGCGAGATcgtcaccaccatccccaccattg GGTTCAACGTGGAGACAGTGGAGTACAAGAACATCAGCTTCACAGTTTGGGATGTGGGTGGCCAGGACAAGATTCGGCCTCTCTGGAGACACTACTTCCAGAACACCCAAG GGTTGATATTTGTGGTCGACAGCAATGATCGGGAGCGAGTAAATGAGGCCCGGGAGGAGCTGATGAGGATGCTGGCAGAGGATGAGCTCCGGGACGCTGTGCTCCTTGTCTTTGCAAACAAACAG GATTTGCCTAATGCTATGAATGCTGCTGAGATCACAGACAAGTTGGGCCTGCATTCCCTGCGTCACCGCAACTGGTACATTCAGGCCACCTGTGCCACCAGCGGGGACGGGCTGTACGAAGGCCTGGACTGGCTGGCCAATCAGCTCAAAAACAAGAAGTGA
- the ARF3 gene encoding ADP-ribosylation factor 3 isoform X2: MGNIFGNLLKSLIGKKEMRILMVGLDAAGKTTILYKLKLGEIVTTIPTIGFNVETVEYKNISFTVWDVGGQDKIRPLWRHYFQNTQAHVLPP, encoded by the exons ATGGGTAATATCTTTGGAAACCTTCTCAAGAGCCTGATTGGGAAGAAGGAGATGCGCATCCTGATGGTGGGCCTGGATGCCGCAGGAAAGACCACCATCCTGTACAAGCTAAAACTGGGCGAGATcgtcaccaccatccccaccattg GGTTCAACGTGGAGACAGTGGAGTACAAGAACATCAGCTTCACAGTTTGGGATGTGGGTGGCCAGGACAAGATTCGGCCTCTCTGGAGACACTACTTCCAGAACACCCAAG CCCATGTTCTGCCTCCCTAG